In a single window of the Hoyosella subflava DQS3-9A1 genome:
- a CDS encoding DUF6328 family protein: protein MKSEDRAPSAKRRSAADAEPHYTRLSRNMTDLLSELRVAQASVQILFGFLLAVAFTERFREASTFEKSLHLIAVLLTALSTACLVGPVVWHRMLFGEGLRREVVTAGNRAALIGTTALFGAIAVVIALIVKVTFGPVPTAIVALGIVAMFISMWFVLPLRIRAVARKRDAN from the coding sequence ATGAAAAGCGAAGATCGCGCACCGTCGGCGAAACGTCGGTCGGCGGCGGACGCTGAGCCGCATTACACGCGGCTCAGTCGCAATATGACCGATCTACTCAGCGAACTGCGCGTGGCTCAAGCGTCGGTTCAGATTCTGTTCGGCTTTCTTCTGGCAGTCGCATTTACTGAGCGCTTCCGTGAGGCTTCGACCTTCGAAAAGAGTCTGCACCTCATCGCGGTTCTCCTCACTGCCCTCTCAACGGCATGCCTTGTTGGACCGGTGGTCTGGCACCGAATGCTGTTCGGAGAGGGTCTACGCAGGGAAGTGGTGACGGCAGGAAATCGTGCTGCTCTAATCGGCACCACAGCGCTTTTTGGGGCGATCGCCGTGGTCATAGCCCTCATCGTCAAGGTGACATTTGGACCCGTCCCCACAGCAATCGTGGCGCTCGGGATTGTCGCGATGTTCATATCAATGTGGTTCGTATTGCCACTGCGTATCAGGGCGGTTGCGCGTAAGAGGGACGCTAATTGA
- a CDS encoding glycosyltransferase has translation MRIVQLANFYGPRSGGLRTALNNWGAAYAAVGHEVTVVVPGPRDREEVLPSGVRRIVLASLLLPRTGGYRVADPRRVADVLRGVGPDAIEVSDRLTLRGFGRWARQRGIPSVVVSHERLDRLLGQIMPVPAAQRLANIANAHMARDYDTVVCTTEFAAAEFRSIDATNVRRVPLGVDMHRYHPAQRSEEMHLSLMPNGGVLLVHSGRLSVEKHVERSIDATRALRDAGYCVHLVIAGDGPRRDRLERRARGLPVTFAGFIDDQQQLARLLATADVSLAPGPHETFCLSALESLASGTPVVASHSSALHEIIRPGCGAVAADTDGAFADAVMHIVQQPRDAVRAAARERAEQFGWGASAAGMLDALTRTAGLPLLASVPK, from the coding sequence ATGCGGATCGTGCAGTTGGCTAACTTCTACGGACCCCGCTCCGGCGGCCTGCGCACTGCGCTGAACAACTGGGGGGCTGCCTACGCAGCGGTCGGCCATGAGGTCACCGTTGTCGTGCCAGGCCCCCGAGATCGAGAAGAGGTGCTCCCCTCTGGCGTACGCCGGATAGTCCTCGCTTCCCTGCTGCTGCCGCGTACAGGCGGGTACCGAGTGGCAGATCCCCGGCGGGTCGCCGACGTGCTGCGTGGAGTCGGCCCAGACGCGATAGAGGTCTCTGACAGGTTGACCCTGCGTGGTTTCGGCCGCTGGGCACGCCAGCGGGGGATTCCGAGCGTCGTCGTTTCGCATGAGCGTTTGGACAGGCTGCTCGGCCAGATCATGCCAGTGCCGGCAGCACAGCGACTCGCAAACATCGCCAACGCACACATGGCACGGGACTACGACACCGTGGTGTGTACGACAGAGTTCGCTGCGGCAGAATTTCGGTCGATCGATGCCACCAACGTTCGCCGGGTGCCACTGGGCGTTGACATGCACCGCTACCATCCGGCCCAGCGAAGCGAGGAAATGCATCTCAGCCTGATGCCGAACGGGGGCGTCCTCCTCGTTCACAGCGGCAGACTTTCGGTGGAAAAGCACGTTGAGCGCAGCATTGATGCCACCCGGGCGCTGCGCGACGCCGGGTATTGCGTTCATTTGGTCATCGCTGGCGACGGGCCCCGGCGCGATCGACTCGAACGGAGAGCCCGCGGACTTCCAGTGACATTCGCTGGATTCATCGACGATCAGCAGCAGCTGGCCAGACTGCTCGCGACAGCAGATGTCTCCCTTGCGCCGGGACCACACGAGACCTTTTGTCTTTCAGCGCTCGAGTCACTGGCATCAGGGACGCCGGTCGTGGCCTCTCACTCGTCCGCGTTGCACGAGATCATCAGGCCGGGTTGCGGAGCGGTAGCCGCCGACACGGATGGCGCGTTCGCCGACGCTGTTATGCATATCGTGCAGCAACCGCGCGATGCTGTCCGCGCTGCGGCTCGCGAGCGTGCCGAACAGTTCGGCTGGGGAGCGTCCGCAGCCGGAATGCTCGACGCTCTCACCCGAACTGCTGGCTTGCCCCTGCTAGCTTCGGTCCCGAAATGA
- a CDS encoding DEAD/DEAH box helicase, producing the protein MSNSEPDQASFAGLGIDDRVLRALGDVGYETPSPIQLATIPHLVAGRDVVGLAQTGTGKTAAFATPILTRIDEEHARPQALVLTPTRELAIQVAEAFGRYSVHLPGIRVLPIYGGQSYGVQLSGLRRGAHIIVGTPGRVIDHLTRGTLDISQLRFLVLDEADEMLKMGFQEDVERILAMAPEGRQSALFSATMPRAIREISRTYLRDPAEVTIKSTTKTSDTINQRWVLVSHARKLDALTRFLEVEPFDAMLIFVRTKQATDELAEKLRARGFASTSLNGDIPQPVRERIVGELRAGKIDILVATDVVARGLDVERISHVVNFDIPTDNDSYVHRIGRTGRAGRSGEALLFVTPRERRLLRSIERSTGQPLEEIQVPTVEDVNAQRVSRFEDAITENLSNPDLALFRRLIEGYEREHDVCMADIAAALAVQSTDGDTFFLKPDPPERPRSERPGREGREKSGSKFSDKPAGGRRRVAGDRRMATYRINVGKKNKVAPGAIVGALANEGGLNRDDFGYIDIRSDYSLVELPAELPGEVFDALRATRIGGVRIGLRKDDGAPRGNDRSADRNRPAKSDERPRKSFRDRS; encoded by the coding sequence ATGAGTAACAGTGAACCCGACCAGGCTTCGTTCGCCGGTCTTGGAATCGACGATCGAGTGCTACGGGCACTGGGAGACGTCGGCTATGAAACCCCGTCGCCCATTCAGTTGGCGACCATCCCGCACCTCGTCGCGGGTCGTGACGTCGTTGGTCTTGCCCAAACGGGAACCGGAAAGACTGCGGCGTTCGCAACCCCGATCCTGACGAGAATTGACGAAGAGCACGCACGGCCTCAGGCACTGGTCCTCACGCCTACTCGTGAGCTCGCCATTCAGGTCGCGGAAGCGTTCGGCCGGTACTCGGTGCACCTGCCCGGCATCCGTGTGCTCCCTATCTATGGTGGTCAGAGCTACGGTGTCCAGTTGTCCGGCCTGCGCCGCGGCGCCCACATCATTGTTGGCACTCCTGGCCGGGTCATCGACCATCTGACACGCGGCACCCTCGACATCTCGCAGCTGAGATTCTTGGTCTTGGATGAAGCCGACGAAATGTTGAAGATGGGTTTCCAGGAGGATGTCGAGCGCATCCTCGCGATGGCCCCCGAGGGGCGTCAGTCCGCGCTGTTCTCGGCCACGATGCCGCGCGCGATCCGCGAGATCTCCCGCACGTACTTGCGTGATCCCGCAGAAGTCACGATCAAGTCCACAACGAAGACCTCAGACACGATCAATCAGCGCTGGGTTCTGGTTTCGCACGCACGTAAACTCGACGCCCTCACCAGGTTCCTCGAGGTCGAGCCGTTCGATGCGATGCTCATCTTCGTGCGGACAAAGCAGGCTACTGACGAGCTTGCGGAGAAACTGCGAGCACGCGGGTTCGCGTCGACGTCCTTGAACGGTGACATTCCGCAGCCTGTGCGAGAACGAATTGTCGGGGAACTCCGCGCGGGGAAGATCGACATTCTGGTGGCCACAGATGTGGTGGCGCGCGGACTTGATGTCGAACGCATCTCCCACGTTGTCAACTTTGATATTCCTACCGACAACGACTCCTACGTTCACCGCATCGGTCGAACCGGACGTGCCGGCCGCAGCGGAGAAGCGTTGCTGTTCGTCACACCCCGTGAGCGGCGATTGTTGCGTTCCATCGAGCGCTCAACCGGCCAGCCATTGGAAGAGATTCAGGTTCCCACCGTCGAGGACGTGAACGCGCAGCGCGTGTCGCGATTCGAGGACGCGATTACGGAAAACCTATCGAATCCGGACCTCGCGCTCTTCCGTCGCCTGATCGAAGGATACGAGCGTGAGCATGACGTTTGCATGGCGGATATCGCCGCCGCGCTCGCAGTGCAGTCAACAGACGGCGATACCTTCTTCCTGAAGCCAGACCCCCCGGAGCGTCCGCGCAGCGAGCGTCCTGGGCGGGAAGGCCGCGAAAAATCCGGTAGCAAGTTCTCAGATAAGCCGGCCGGTGGTCGCCGCAGGGTAGCTGGCGATCGCCGAATGGCGACGTACCGAATCAACGTCGGGAAGAAGAACAAGGTCGCTCCGGGTGCGATCGTTGGTGCTCTCGCGAATGAAGGCGGACTGAATCGCGACGACTTCGGATACATCGATATCCGGTCGGACTACAGCCTCGTGGAGCTTCCCGCAGAGTTGCCTGGCGAGGTCTTCGACGCGTTGCGTGCGACCCGGATCGGCGGGGTGCGTATCGGCCTGCGCAAGGACGACGGTGCTCCCCGCGGGAACGACCGCAGCGCTGACAGGAATCGTCCCGCGAAATCTGATGAACGGCCGCGAAAGTCATTTCGGGACCGAAGCTAG
- a CDS encoding PLP-dependent aminotransferase family protein translates to MSALATSSARRTESRQPHNASETSLNGALAPSAPNYVAGVAAICQNALGPRSGWLARSALAQSLALCTIEAAQATCSDFIAVSNVIDRYQAYRATRGYLGNKDGLRDLLETFDDVGGPAIWAGKVGNFRRRYTGDGPAVCAAGIFHVADAFYRAGVNSALDLTKALADRSRRAVIEQGWRNGLGDPGDRSWRHLLALTGPIDPALEASAVMALLELTASPSAATSAFDSVTNTAEALGVPVGTLRFTILRWYLSDTATIPEQPLRTTAV, encoded by the coding sequence GTGAGTGCTTTAGCAACGTCGTCGGCGCGACGTACCGAAAGCAGGCAGCCGCACAACGCCTCAGAAACGTCGCTGAACGGCGCCCTCGCTCCAAGTGCTCCAAACTACGTTGCAGGCGTCGCGGCAATCTGCCAGAACGCCCTCGGTCCCCGTTCTGGCTGGCTTGCCCGCAGCGCGCTCGCTCAAAGCCTCGCTCTGTGCACGATCGAAGCCGCCCAGGCAACATGCTCAGACTTCATCGCCGTGAGCAATGTGATCGATCGCTACCAGGCCTATCGCGCCACCCGCGGGTATCTCGGCAATAAGGACGGACTGCGGGATCTGCTCGAGACTTTCGATGACGTAGGTGGGCCAGCGATCTGGGCGGGCAAAGTCGGGAATTTCAGGCGGCGTTACACGGGTGACGGCCCAGCCGTCTGCGCGGCCGGGATCTTTCACGTTGCTGACGCCTTCTACCGCGCTGGCGTGAACTCTGCACTCGACCTCACAAAAGCGCTGGCGGACAGAAGCCGCCGAGCCGTGATAGAGCAAGGGTGGAGAAATGGCCTAGGCGATCCAGGCGACCGCTCGTGGCGACATCTGCTGGCCCTGACTGGCCCAATCGATCCGGCTCTCGAGGCCAGCGCTGTAATGGCATTGCTTGAGCTCACAGCAAGCCCATCCGCAGCGACATCTGCGTTCGATAGCGTGACGAATACCGCCGAGGCGTTAGGGGTACCGGTCGGTACGCTTCGATTTACGATTCTAAGATGGTATTTGTCAGACACGGCAACCATTCCCGAACAGCCGCTGCGCACCACTGCGGTGTAG
- a CDS encoding phosphoribosyltransferase gives MTYTNRQQAGAVLASELRQFIDDSPVVLGLPRGGVPVAAAIADALHADLDIIVVRKLGVPHHRELAMGAIGEGGVEILNDDVISSARVNPRDISITENRELKELSRRAEEFREGSPPIPLQGRIAIIVDDGIATGATAAAACDVARAHNARKVVLAAPVAASQAIERLHDHCDAVVCPLITPDLGAVGLWFQDFHQVPDAEVIEILRAHR, from the coding sequence ATGACGTACACGAACCGACAGCAAGCAGGCGCGGTTCTCGCCAGCGAACTGCGCCAGTTTATTGACGACTCACCCGTCGTCCTGGGGCTGCCGCGCGGTGGTGTGCCCGTTGCGGCCGCGATCGCAGACGCGTTGCACGCCGATCTGGACATCATCGTGGTGCGCAAACTAGGCGTGCCACATCATCGCGAGCTTGCGATGGGCGCGATCGGCGAAGGCGGGGTGGAGATACTCAACGATGACGTGATCTCTTCCGCCCGCGTAAATCCGCGCGACATCTCAATCACGGAGAACCGCGAACTCAAAGAACTCTCCAGGCGGGCCGAGGAGTTCCGGGAAGGATCTCCCCCAATTCCGCTGCAAGGAAGAATCGCGATCATCGTGGATGATGGCATCGCGACGGGCGCGACAGCCGCCGCGGCGTGTGACGTCGCCCGGGCCCACAATGCGCGAAAGGTTGTGCTCGCTGCTCCAGTGGCCGCCAGCCAGGCCATAGAGCGTCTGCACGATCATTGTGACGCTGTCGTGTGCCCCCTCATAACCCCCGACCTTGGCGCGGTGGGATTGTGGTTTCAGGACTTCCACCAGGTGCCGGATGCAGAGGTGATAGAGATTCTCCGTGCTCACCGCTAA
- a CDS encoding patatin-like phospholipase family protein yields the protein MSDQFDAWPGPFGAAGRAQRRHAPVPAVRDSSDLVVGLALGGGAALGAAHVGVLSALEDAGVKIGVVVGTSAGALIGAGYASGMSVRLLDKIIRSAEWRDFGRLTVPRKLGVLDPAALAGTIERFVGEREIEALPRRFAAVATDLRTLAPTLLDSGPVPTALLATIAVPGLFPPVRIGDALLIDGAFSSNVPTWGARLLGADRVITVRLTPERTMRPMALLRQAMGGFDDETPDILITPDTTKHSRWSASGVPALIQAGRDATEAVMDDINELILRRSADEEASHNPDLSSKVR from the coding sequence ATGAGTGATCAATTCGACGCCTGGCCAGGGCCGTTCGGCGCAGCCGGCCGGGCACAACGGCGACATGCACCGGTGCCCGCAGTACGGGATAGCAGCGACCTCGTCGTCGGGCTTGCCCTCGGCGGTGGCGCGGCTCTGGGCGCGGCTCATGTGGGAGTCTTGTCGGCGCTTGAGGACGCTGGCGTCAAGATCGGTGTTGTGGTGGGAACCAGCGCAGGCGCCCTTATCGGTGCCGGCTATGCCTCTGGAATGTCGGTCCGGCTGCTCGACAAGATCATCAGAAGCGCCGAGTGGCGCGACTTCGGACGTTTGACAGTTCCGCGCAAACTTGGCGTGCTCGATCCGGCTGCGCTGGCTGGCACTATAGAACGGTTCGTTGGGGAGCGCGAAATCGAAGCTCTACCACGCCGTTTCGCAGCGGTCGCGACAGACCTTCGCACGCTCGCACCCACCTTGCTCGATTCTGGCCCGGTGCCCACCGCACTGCTGGCGACGATCGCGGTTCCGGGACTGTTCCCCCCTGTCCGCATCGGTGACGCGTTGCTGATCGATGGTGCGTTCAGCTCGAACGTTCCCACTTGGGGTGCCCGACTCCTCGGCGCCGACCGCGTCATCACAGTCCGGCTGACTCCAGAGCGCACGATGCGCCCAATGGCGCTGTTACGGCAGGCCATGGGCGGGTTCGATGATGAGACGCCTGACATCTTGATCACCCCGGATACAACCAAACATTCCCGCTGGTCTGCGAGCGGCGTCCCCGCGCTCATTCAGGCTGGTCGAGACGCTACCGAAGCCGTCATGGACGACATCAACGAGTTGATCCTTCGGCGGTCAGCCGATGAGGAAGCCAGCCACAACCCGGATTTAAGCAGCAAGGTGCGGTAG